One genomic window of Numenius arquata unplaced genomic scaffold, bNumArq3.hap1.1 HAP1_SCAFFOLD_1232, whole genome shotgun sequence includes the following:
- the MAN2B1 gene encoding lysosomal alpha-mannosidase, producing the protein MAASCPPTRPDLLNVHLVPHTHDDVGWLKTVEQYFYGVRNEVQHAGVQYILDSVVAQLVANPSRRFVYAEVAFLARWWRQQDEATRSTVRQLVNEGRLELVGGGWCMSDEAAAHYSPALEQLALGRRFLRQELGGCATPRVAWQIDPFGHSRQLAAIFAQMGYDGLFVGRVDHQDKETREELRELEMIWRASGSLAPPSADIFTGILPNVYNPPSGFCWDQLCSDPPVVDEESEENNVDDIVSAFLRIALSQAEHYRTNHIIMTMGSDFHYENANLWFKNMDKLIAHVNARQANGSRVHVLYSTPSCYLWELHRANLSWSLKTDDFFPYSDGPHQFWTGYFTSRPAFKRYERLSNNFLQICSQLEALAGPAAREGPYGHGDSSVLREAVAVAQHHDAVSGTEKQHVADDYARQLAQGWESCQVLVANALASLSGRKENFVFCNALNVSVCPLTEAAGRFTLILYNPLGRPVSWPIRLPVNGASYAVTDPQGQPVPSEVVPVSNFTRRLWGDSGSATGELLFQASAPPLGFSTFTVSRLSRGDPPAPPPQPPVSSKPQEISNEHVRVLFDPLTGHLKEIQNLDKSISLPVFQSFYWYNASIGNDVSLQTSGAYIFRPNSSQPIPVSGSKRVPTYLVKNALVQEVHQNFSSWCSQVVRLRAGQPYVELEWTVGPIPVADGWGKEIISRFETTLQTDGRFYTDSNGRQILERRRDYRPTWNLSQTEPVAGNYYPVNSRIFIKDKKFQLTVLTDRSQGGSSIFDGSLELMVHRRLLYDDNRGVGEPLLELGANKQGLVVRGRHLVLLDTVESAAERHRLLAQELFMAPYAVLAPGGGSSYGRGQPSLRQFSGLRRELPPNVHLLTLAPWGAGTLLLRLEHQFERGESANGSQPVTIDLLTLFSGFAVTSLQEMSLGGDLPLEAVSRLLWTPATGPSQPRPVPKLDPSRVTLQPMEIRTFLATVQYKEPGAGPGGP; encoded by the exons TCGTGTCCCCCCACGCGTCCTGACCTCCTCAACGTCCACCTGGTGCCCCACACCCACGACGACGTGGGATGGCTCAAGACGGTGGAGCAGTATTTCTACGGAG tGCGTAACGAGGTGCAGCACGCGGGGGTGCAGTACATCCTGGACTCGGTGGTGGCCCAGCTGGTGGCCAACCCCTCCCGCCGCTTCGTCTACGCCGAGGTGGCCTTCCTGGCCCGCTGGTGGCGGCAGCAGGATGAGGCCACGCGCAGCACCGTGCGCCAGCTCGTTAACGAgg GTcggctggagctggtgggggggggctggtgcATGAGCGACGAGGCGGCCGCCCACTACAGCCCGGCCCTGGAGCAGCTGGCCCTGGGCCGCCGCTTCCTGCgccaggagctggggggctgcgcCACCCCCCGGGTGGCCTGGCAGATCGACCCCTTCGGCCACTCCCGGCAGCTGGCCGCCATCTTCGCACAG atGGGCTACGACGGGCTGTTCGTGGGGCGCGTGGACCACCAGGACAAGGAGACGCGGGAGGAGCTGCGGGAGCTGGAGATGATCTGGAGAGCCAGCGGGAGCCTGGCCCCCCCCAGCGCCGACATCTTCACCG ggatcCTCCCCAACGTCTACAACCCCCCCTCGGGGTTCTGCTGGGACCAGCTCTGCTCCGACCCCCCCGTGGTGGACGAGGAGAGCGAGGAGAACAACGTGGACGACATCGTCTCCGCCTTCCTGCGCATCGCCCTCAGCCAG GCTGAGCACTACCGCACCAATCACATCATCATGACGATGGGCTCCGACTTCCACTACGAGAACGCCAACCTCTGGTTCAAGAACATGGACAAACTCATCGCCCACGTCAACGCCCGG CAAGCCAACGGCAGCCGCGTCCACGTCCTCTACTCCACGCCCTCCTGCTACCTCTGGGAGCTGCATCGGGCCAACCTTTCCTG GTCCCTGAAGACGGACGATTTCTTCCCCTACTCAGACGGCCCCCACCAGTTCTGGACGGGCTATTTCACCAGCCGACCCGCCTTCAAGCGCTACGAGCGCCTCAGCAACAACTTCCTCCAG ATCTGCAGCCAGCTGGAGGCGTTGGCAGGGCCGGCGGCACGGGAGGGTCCCTACGGGCATGGGGACAGCTCTGTGCTCC GCGAAGCCGTGGCCGTGGCCCAGCACCACGACGCCGTGAGCGGCACCGAGAAGCAGCACGTGGCCGACGACTACGCCCGGCAGCTGGCGCAGGGGTGGGAGAGCTGCCAG GTCCTGGTGGCCAACGCGCTGGCCAGCCTCAGCGGCCGCAAGGAGAACTTTGTCTTCTGCAACGCCCTCAACGTCAGCGTCTGTCCCCTGACGGAGGCCGCCGGCCGC ttcacCCTCATCCTCTACAACCCCCTGGGACGTCCTGTCTCCTGGCCCATCCGGCTGCCGGTCAACGGGGCGTCCTATGCCGTGACAGACCCCCAGGGCCAGCCCGTACCCAGCGAG gtcGTCCCCGTCTCCAACTTCACCCGCCGGCTGTGGGGGGACAGTGGCAGCGCCACCGGGGAGCTCCTCTTCCAGGCTTCCGCGCCCCCCCTGGGCTTCAGCACCTTCACAGTCTCCCGGCTGAGCCGTGGggacccccccgctccccccccccagcctccggTGTCGTCGAAGCCTCAGGAGATCAGCAACGAG CACGTCCGGGTGCTCTTCGACCCCCTCACGGGGCACCTGAAGGAGATCCAGAACCTGGACAAGAGCATCTCGCTCCCCGTCTTCCAGAGCTTCTACTG gtaCAACGCCAGCATCGGCAACGACGTGAGCCTCCAGACCTCGGGCGCCTACATCTTCCGCCCCAAcagctcccagcccatccccGTCTCCGGCTCCAAGCGGGTCCCCACGTACCTGGTGAag AACGCGCTGGTGCAGGAGGTCCATCAGAACTTCTCCTCGTGGTGCTCCCAGGTGGTACGGCTCCGTGCGGGGCAGCCCTACGTGGAGCTGGAGTGGACCGTGGGGCCCATCCCCGTGGC GGACGGATGGGGCAAGGAGATCATCAGCCGCTTCGAGACGACGCTGCAGACGGATGGTCGCTTCTACACCGACTCCAACGGGCGGCAGATCCTGGAGCGCAG gcgCGACTACCGTCCCACGTGGAACCTGAGCCAGACGGAGCCGGTGGCGGGGAATTACTACCCCGTTAACAGCCGCATCTTCATCAAG GACAAGAAGTTCCAGCTGACGGTGCTGACCGACCGCTCGCAGGGCGGCAGCAGCATCTTCGACGGTTCCCTGGAGCTCATG GTCCATCGACGGCTCCTGTACGACGACAACCGGGGCGTGGGGGAGCCGCTGCTGGAGCTGGGAGCCAACAAGCAGGGGCTGGTGGTCCGCGGCCGCCACCTGGTGCTGCTGGACACGGTGGAGTCGGCGGCCGAGCGGCACCGGCTGCTGGCGCAGGAGCTCTTCATGGCCCCCTACGCCGTGCtggcgccgggggggggctccTCCTACGGCCGCGGCCAGCCCAGCCTGCGGCAG TTCTCGGGGCTGCGGCGGGAGCTGCCCCCCAACGTCCACCTCCTGACGCTGGCGCCGTGGGGCGCGGGGACCCTCCTGCTGCGGCTGGAGCACCAGTTCGAGAGGGGCGAGAGCGCCAACGGCTCCCAACCCGTCACCATCGACCTCCTG aCCCTCTTCTCGGGCTTCGCCGTCACCTCCCTGCAGGAGATGAGCCTGGGGGGCGACCTGCCCCTCGAAGCCGTCTCCCGCCTGCTCTGGACCCCGGCCACAG GTCCGTCCCAGCCCCGACCAGTCCCCAAACTGGACCCGAGCCGGGTGacgctgcagcccatggagatcaGGACCTTCCTGGCCACCGTGCAGTACAAGGAGCCCGGAGCTGGCCCGGGggggccctga